A portion of the Meriones unguiculatus strain TT.TT164.6M chromosome 11, Bangor_MerUng_6.1, whole genome shotgun sequence genome contains these proteins:
- the Nagpa gene encoding N-acetylglucosamine-1-phosphodiester alpha-N-acetylglucosaminidase isoform X2, whose protein sequence is MAAPRRRGLLFLLALLGLLGVAWCSLGLGVSRDDDLLLPYPLERRRPSRDCARVRAGSPEQESWPPPPTTPGASHRAAVRTFVSHFGGRAVAGHLTRVAEPLRTFSVLEPGGPGGCAQRRRATVEDTAVPAGCRVAQNGGFFRMGTGECLGNVVSDGRLVSSSGGLQNAQFGIRRDGTLVTGYLSEEEVLDTVNPFVQLLSGVVWLIRNGSIYINESQATECDKTQETGSFSKFVNVMSARTAVGHDRKGQLILFHADGQTEQRGLNLWEMAEFLLRQDVVNAINLDGGGSATFVLNGTLASYPSDHCQDNMWRCPRRVSTVVCVHEPRCQPPDCSGHGTCVDGHCECTSHFWRGAACSELDCGPSNCSQHGLCTETGCRCDAGWTGSNCSEECPLGWYGPGCQRPCQCEHQCPCDPQTGNCSISPGPRGWHLLSS, encoded by the exons ATGGCGGCGCCCAGGAGGCGCGGGCTGCTCTTCCTACTTGCGCTCCTCGGCTTGCTTGGGGTGGCGTGGTGCAGCCTGGGTTTAGG GGTTTCTCGGGACGATGACCTGCTGCTGCCTTACCCACTCGAGCGCAGACGTCCCTCGCGGGACTGCGCCCGGGTGCGCGCCGGCAGCCCAGAGCAAGAGAGTTGGCCTCCGCCGCCCACGACTCCTGGTGCCAGCCACCGCGCGGCCGTGCGCACGTTTGTGTCGCACTTCGGGGGCCGCGCGGTGGCCGGCCACTTAACGCGGGTCGCCGAGCCCCTGCGCACTTTCTCGGTGCTGGAGCCCGGGGGACCCGGAGGCTGCGCGCAGAGGCGCCGCGCCACCGTGGAGGACACAGCCGTCCCGGCCGGTTGCCGCGTCGCCCAGAACGGTGGCTTCTTCCGGATGGGCACTGGCGAGTGCTTGGGGAACGTGGTGAGCGACGGGCGGCTGGTGAGCAGTTCCGGGGGGCTGCAGAACGCGCAGTTCGGGATCCGCCGCGACGGGACCTTAGTCACAGG GTACCTATCTGAGGAGGAGGTTCTGGACACGGTGAATCCGTTTGTGCAGCTGCTGAGTGGAGTTGTGTGGCTCATCCGCAATGGAAGCATCTACATCAATGAGAGCCAAGCCACCGAGTGTGATAAGACGCAGGAGACAG GCTCTTTTAGCAAATTTGTGAACGTGATGTCAGCCAGGACGGCCGTGGGTCATGACCGGAAGGGGCAGCTCATACTCTTCCATGCTGATGGACAGACGGAACAGCGTGG CCTCAACCTATGGGAGATGGCAGAGTTCCTGCTGCGACAAGACGTGGTCAATGCCATCAACCTGGATGGAGGTGGTTCTGCCACCTTTGTGCTCAACGGGACCCTGGCCAGTTACCCCTCGGATCACTG CCAGGACAACATGTGGCGCTGTCCCCGccgtgtgtccactgtggtgtgtgtgcatgaaccCCGCTGCCAGCCACCCGACTGCAGTGGGCACGGGACCTGTGTGGACGGCCATTGCGAGTGCACCAGCCACTTCTGGCGGGGTGCCGCCTGCAGCGAGCTGGACTGTGGCCCCTCCAACTGCAGCCAGCATGGGCTGTGCACAGAGA CTGGCTGCCGCTGTGACGCTGGGTGGACAGGATCCAACTGCAGTGAAG AGTGTCCTCTGGGGTGGTACGGACCAGGTTGCCAGAGGCCTTGCCAGTGTGAGCACCAGTGTCCCTGCGATCCCCAGACTGGCAACTGCAGCATCTCCCCAG gacCACGTGGTTGGCACTTACTCTCATCCTAA
- the Nagpa gene encoding N-acetylglucosamine-1-phosphodiester alpha-N-acetylglucosaminidase isoform X1, with the protein MAAPRRRGLLFLLALLGLLGVAWCSLGLGVSRDDDLLLPYPLERRRPSRDCARVRAGSPEQESWPPPPTTPGASHRAAVRTFVSHFGGRAVAGHLTRVAEPLRTFSVLEPGGPGGCAQRRRATVEDTAVPAGCRVAQNGGFFRMGTGECLGNVVSDGRLVSSSGGLQNAQFGIRRDGTLVTGYLSEEEVLDTVNPFVQLLSGVVWLIRNGSIYINESQATECDKTQETGSFSKFVNVMSARTAVGHDRKGQLILFHADGQTEQRGLNLWEMAEFLLRQDVVNAINLDGGGSATFVLNGTLASYPSDHCQDNMWRCPRRVSTVVCVHEPRCQPPDCSGHGTCVDGHCECTSHFWRGAACSELDCGPSNCSQHGLCTETGCRCDAGWTGSNCSEECPLGWYGPGCQRPCQCEHQCPCDPQTGNCSISPVKQCLQPTEATPRAGELASFTRTTWLALTLILIFLLLISTVVNVSLLLGSRAERNRHLNGDYVYHPLQEMNGELLAAEKEQTEETVPFKD; encoded by the exons ATGGCGGCGCCCAGGAGGCGCGGGCTGCTCTTCCTACTTGCGCTCCTCGGCTTGCTTGGGGTGGCGTGGTGCAGCCTGGGTTTAGG GGTTTCTCGGGACGATGACCTGCTGCTGCCTTACCCACTCGAGCGCAGACGTCCCTCGCGGGACTGCGCCCGGGTGCGCGCCGGCAGCCCAGAGCAAGAGAGTTGGCCTCCGCCGCCCACGACTCCTGGTGCCAGCCACCGCGCGGCCGTGCGCACGTTTGTGTCGCACTTCGGGGGCCGCGCGGTGGCCGGCCACTTAACGCGGGTCGCCGAGCCCCTGCGCACTTTCTCGGTGCTGGAGCCCGGGGGACCCGGAGGCTGCGCGCAGAGGCGCCGCGCCACCGTGGAGGACACAGCCGTCCCGGCCGGTTGCCGCGTCGCCCAGAACGGTGGCTTCTTCCGGATGGGCACTGGCGAGTGCTTGGGGAACGTGGTGAGCGACGGGCGGCTGGTGAGCAGTTCCGGGGGGCTGCAGAACGCGCAGTTCGGGATCCGCCGCGACGGGACCTTAGTCACAGG GTACCTATCTGAGGAGGAGGTTCTGGACACGGTGAATCCGTTTGTGCAGCTGCTGAGTGGAGTTGTGTGGCTCATCCGCAATGGAAGCATCTACATCAATGAGAGCCAAGCCACCGAGTGTGATAAGACGCAGGAGACAG GCTCTTTTAGCAAATTTGTGAACGTGATGTCAGCCAGGACGGCCGTGGGTCATGACCGGAAGGGGCAGCTCATACTCTTCCATGCTGATGGACAGACGGAACAGCGTGG CCTCAACCTATGGGAGATGGCAGAGTTCCTGCTGCGACAAGACGTGGTCAATGCCATCAACCTGGATGGAGGTGGTTCTGCCACCTTTGTGCTCAACGGGACCCTGGCCAGTTACCCCTCGGATCACTG CCAGGACAACATGTGGCGCTGTCCCCGccgtgtgtccactgtggtgtgtgtgcatgaaccCCGCTGCCAGCCACCCGACTGCAGTGGGCACGGGACCTGTGTGGACGGCCATTGCGAGTGCACCAGCCACTTCTGGCGGGGTGCCGCCTGCAGCGAGCTGGACTGTGGCCCCTCCAACTGCAGCCAGCATGGGCTGTGCACAGAGA CTGGCTGCCGCTGTGACGCTGGGTGGACAGGATCCAACTGCAGTGAAG AGTGTCCTCTGGGGTGGTACGGACCAGGTTGCCAGAGGCCTTGCCAGTGTGAGCACCAGTGTCCCTGCGATCCCCAGACTGGCAACTGCAGCATCTCCCCAG TGAAGCAGTGTCTCCAGCCAACTGAGGCCACACCaagggcaggagagctggcctctTTCACCAG gacCACGTGGTTGGCACTTACTCTCATCCTAATTTTCCTGCTGCTGATCAGCACTGTGGTCAACGTGTCCTTGCTCCTGGGCTCTAGGGCAGAGAGAAACCGGCACCTGAATGGGGACTACGTGTACCACCCACTGCAGGAGATGAACGGGGAACTGCTGGCTGCAGAGAAGGAGCAAACAGAGGAAACGGTCCCCTTCAAGGACTGA